In one Angustibacter luteus genomic region, the following are encoded:
- a CDS encoding ParB/RepB/Spo0J family partition protein, which yields MTAPTLELVSPGKIKPHGDNVRTELGDLTELADSIREQGILEPLVVAPTSLAKTPYLLIAGHRRLAAAKLAGLKQIPVVVRADLDDLPKQLEAMLIENGHRADLSPVDEADAYQQLLTFPGYTQKIVAKATGRAATYVRDRLKLTKLGDKARHSVADGQIAIADAIALSEFVDDVEVYDRLERWIGDSRFAWEVTAAKRRRDEAKAAAKATAALEADGVRVIERPEGYPYTRQDVVAPLRSERNVHYSLGIDPAEHIDCPGHAALLLADSTVEYVCTEASLQHRQTTIDDQAPAPSFPDRTPEQVEREAAADQWREDAATAAALRDAFLTPFVTGTQKLTADQAAEVCRVHLQLHLNSELFIDSRWLAQVALLRDWELAEVAADEAGDDRPEMDDWLQVQLIDSTRPIGIALGSCAAQIATDVQSRSGRWDVYNAARISAWYGLLTALGYEPSEWETTQLTALADEIQARLPAPVEDVVESL from the coding sequence ATGACTGCACCCACCCTCGAGCTGGTCTCCCCCGGCAAGATCAAGCCCCACGGCGACAACGTCCGCACCGAGCTCGGCGACCTGACCGAGCTGGCCGACTCGATCCGTGAGCAGGGCATCCTCGAGCCCCTGGTCGTCGCCCCGACCAGCCTGGCCAAGACGCCGTACCTGCTGATCGCCGGCCACCGCCGGCTCGCGGCCGCCAAGCTCGCCGGCCTCAAGCAGATCCCGGTCGTCGTGCGCGCCGACCTCGACGACCTCCCGAAGCAGCTCGAGGCGATGCTCATCGAGAACGGGCACCGCGCGGACCTCTCGCCCGTCGACGAGGCCGACGCCTACCAGCAGCTGCTCACCTTCCCGGGGTACACGCAGAAGATCGTGGCCAAGGCCACGGGACGGGCTGCGACCTACGTCCGCGACCGCCTCAAGCTCACCAAGCTCGGCGACAAGGCTCGCCACAGCGTGGCGGACGGACAGATCGCGATCGCCGACGCGATCGCCCTGTCCGAGTTCGTCGACGACGTCGAGGTGTACGACCGCCTCGAGCGGTGGATCGGCGACAGCAGGTTCGCGTGGGAGGTCACCGCCGCGAAGCGTCGGCGCGACGAGGCCAAGGCCGCGGCCAAGGCGACCGCCGCGCTCGAGGCTGACGGCGTGCGCGTGATCGAACGGCCGGAGGGCTACCCGTACACGCGGCAGGACGTCGTCGCGCCGCTCCGGTCGGAGCGGAACGTGCACTACTCGCTGGGCATCGACCCGGCCGAGCACATCGACTGCCCCGGGCACGCCGCGCTGCTGCTCGCCGACAGCACCGTCGAGTACGTCTGCACGGAGGCGTCGCTGCAGCACCGACAGACCACGATCGACGACCAGGCCCCGGCACCGTCGTTCCCGGACCGCACCCCGGAGCAGGTCGAGCGCGAGGCCGCCGCCGACCAGTGGCGCGAAGACGCCGCAACCGCGGCCGCGCTCCGCGACGCGTTCCTTACCCCGTTCGTCACCGGCACGCAGAAGCTCACCGCCGACCAGGCCGCGGAGGTGTGCCGAGTCCACCTGCAGCTGCACCTGAACAGCGAGCTGTTCATCGACAGCCGGTGGCTGGCCCAGGTGGCACTGCTCCGTGACTGGGAGCTCGCTGAGGTCGCGGCCGACGAGGCCGGCGACGACCGGCCGGAGATGGACGACTGGCTGCAGGTGCAGCTGATCGACAGCACCCGCCCGATCGGCATCGCGCTCGGGTCCTGCGCCGCGCAGATCGCGACCGACGTGCAGTCCCGCAGCGGCCGCTGGGACGTCTACAACGCCGCACGCATCAGCGCCTGGTACGGCCTGCTCACCGCGCTCGGCTACGAGCCCAGCGAGTGGGAGACCACCCAGCTGACGGCGCTCGCCGACGAGATCCAGGCGCGGCTGCCCGCGCCCGTCGAAGACGTCGTGGAGTCGCTGTGA
- a CDS encoding PilZ domain-containing protein, whose protein sequence is MSSLVERLGPTAIISFRTNPAGVPATLVTSPGASSAQSALTYQLSGPVPVLPARAETVHCLSGAGNWSTTVREVRPDVLLLDPPPWLVRSQQRKAVRVEVSVPVTLDKGRGPVAARLVDLTAGGGGAVLEAATAPLVGAQVSVRLPTGASLVATVRSRRGHDHRLLRVVGLEWTDPDASSAHWIEREVARATRAAGRPRAQARENGG, encoded by the coding sequence ATGTCGTCGCTGGTGGAGCGCCTGGGTCCCACGGCGATCATCAGCTTCCGGACCAACCCCGCCGGCGTCCCGGCGACCCTGGTGACGAGCCCCGGAGCCTCGTCCGCGCAGTCGGCGTTGACCTACCAGCTGTCCGGGCCCGTGCCCGTCCTCCCGGCTCGGGCCGAGACCGTGCACTGCCTCAGCGGGGCCGGCAACTGGTCCACGACCGTGCGGGAGGTTCGCCCCGACGTCCTGCTGCTGGATCCGCCGCCGTGGCTGGTGCGCAGCCAGCAGCGCAAGGCCGTGCGCGTCGAGGTGTCGGTCCCGGTGACGCTGGACAAGGGGCGCGGGCCGGTCGCCGCCCGGCTGGTCGACCTGACTGCCGGCGGCGGCGGCGCCGTCCTGGAGGCCGCGACTGCTCCGCTGGTGGGTGCGCAGGTGAGCGTCCGGCTGCCGACCGGCGCCTCGCTCGTCGCCACCGTCCGTTCCCGGCGCGGCCACGACCACCGGCTCCTGCGGGTGGTGGGCCTGGAGTGGACCGATCCCGATGCGTCCAGCGCGCACTGGATCGAGCGTGAGGTCGCCCGCGCGACGCGAGCGGCGGGACGACCTCGCGCTCAGGCCAGGGAGAACGGCGGGTAG
- a CDS encoding DUF4203 domain-containing protein, translating to MADIILGLLAIVAGGAMLLAGQFVLRLLIPVWGFFTGFAFGAGLVAELADERFLGTVLGWVLGLVFAVVFALLAYLYYYVAVTLAMAAFGFAIGSGLVVALGIDWSWVAVLVGLVVGLVLGLVSIVGNMPMIVLVVFSSFAGAVGVVGGVMLLVGSLNSADFTRGDFTSTVDNGWVWSLLVLVLALVGILNQARQRAVMRRSIHESWYAEHP from the coding sequence ATGGCAGACATCATCCTGGGCCTCCTGGCGATCGTCGCCGGCGGCGCCATGCTTCTCGCGGGCCAGTTCGTGCTGCGCCTGCTGATCCCCGTCTGGGGCTTCTTCACCGGGTTCGCCTTCGGCGCCGGACTCGTCGCCGAGCTCGCCGACGAGCGGTTCCTCGGCACGGTCCTCGGCTGGGTGCTGGGCCTGGTGTTCGCGGTGGTCTTCGCACTCCTCGCCTACCTCTACTACTACGTCGCCGTCACGCTCGCGATGGCCGCGTTCGGCTTCGCGATCGGCTCAGGGCTGGTCGTTGCCCTGGGCATCGACTGGAGCTGGGTGGCCGTGCTGGTGGGCCTGGTCGTCGGACTGGTCCTCGGCCTGGTGTCGATCGTCGGCAACATGCCGATGATCGTGCTCGTGGTCTTCAGCTCGTTCGCGGGCGCCGTCGGCGTGGTCGGCGGAGTGATGCTGCTGGTGGGCTCGCTGAACTCCGCGGACTTCACCAGGGGCGACTTCACCAGCACCGTCGACAACGGCTGGGTCTGGTCGCTGCTGGTGCTGGTCCTGGCGCTCGTCGGCATCCTCAACCAGGCCCGACAGCGGGCTGTGATGCGCCGGAGCATCCACGAGAGCTGGTACGCCGAGCACCCCTGA
- a CDS encoding MOSC and FAD-binding oxidoreductase domain-containing protein gives MATLLSVNVGLPKDVSWRGRTVHTGVWKSPVAGSRLVRRLNVDGDGQGDLVGHGGEQRAVLVYQIDSYRHWQKLFGRDDLTYGAFGENFTVEGLGDDEVCIGDRYRIGGAEFEVSQPRVTCFRVGMRMGEPQLPALLVAHHRPGFYLRVLTEGRVTAGDGIVRTWRDPRALSVAAVDALLYLPGHEVEQLRAAMDIPALSPGWRESFRSMVEGGAGAAPAGVQVAPTPAWPGFRRLTVADVVAESTTVTSFGFVADDALPPYLPGQFLGVRVPGADGDPAQVRSYSLSGDPDGGAYRISVKREERGLVSSFLHAHLRPGDHLEVAAPRGDFTLDDGSDPVLLISAGIGQTPLLAMLHRLVRDQSGRVVWWVHTAHDADSHAFSAEVADLLGRLSSVHSLVFYTSAAEPLAPDSGVRTGRLTAEVIAGLGLPSDAHAYLCGPEPFMDDVAQALTGVGIAPARIHTERFGSRSPINPGVVGALAPRPHQPAGAPGAGPPVTFARSGLTAAWSDAYGSVLELAEACDVPTQWSCRSGVCHTCVTAVLSGAASYATPPLETPGDDELLICSSQPTTALVLDL, from the coding sequence ATGGCGACACTGCTGTCGGTCAACGTCGGGCTGCCGAAGGACGTGTCGTGGCGCGGACGCACCGTGCACACGGGTGTCTGGAAGAGCCCGGTAGCGGGGTCGCGCCTGGTCCGCCGGCTGAACGTCGACGGCGACGGGCAAGGTGACCTGGTGGGGCACGGCGGCGAGCAGCGCGCCGTGCTGGTCTACCAGATCGACTCCTACCGGCACTGGCAGAAGCTCTTCGGACGGGACGACCTGACGTACGGCGCGTTCGGCGAGAACTTCACGGTCGAGGGACTGGGCGACGACGAGGTCTGCATCGGTGACCGCTACCGGATCGGTGGGGCGGAGTTCGAGGTCAGCCAGCCCCGCGTCACCTGCTTCCGGGTGGGGATGCGGATGGGGGAACCCCAGCTCCCGGCGCTGCTGGTCGCCCACCACCGTCCGGGGTTCTACCTCCGCGTCCTGACCGAGGGTCGCGTGACGGCGGGCGACGGGATCGTGCGCACCTGGCGCGACCCGCGGGCGTTGAGCGTGGCCGCCGTCGATGCCCTGCTCTACCTGCCCGGCCACGAGGTGGAGCAGCTGCGAGCGGCGATGGACATCCCAGCCCTCAGCCCCGGCTGGCGCGAGTCGTTCCGGAGCATGGTGGAGGGCGGCGCGGGGGCGGCCCCAGCGGGTGTGCAGGTCGCTCCCACCCCTGCCTGGCCGGGCTTTCGTCGCCTGACGGTCGCCGACGTGGTCGCCGAGAGCACAACGGTGACCTCGTTCGGGTTCGTCGCGGACGACGCACTGCCGCCGTACCTGCCGGGTCAGTTCCTGGGCGTCCGCGTGCCCGGCGCGGACGGCGACCCCGCCCAGGTCCGGTCGTACTCGCTGTCGGGTGACCCGGACGGCGGCGCCTACCGGATCAGCGTGAAGCGTGAGGAGCGCGGTCTCGTCAGCTCCTTTCTGCACGCGCACCTGCGACCTGGAGACCACCTCGAGGTCGCGGCGCCGAGAGGTGACTTCACCCTGGACGACGGCTCCGACCCGGTGCTGCTCATCTCCGCAGGCATCGGCCAGACGCCCCTGCTGGCGATGCTGCACCGACTCGTGCGGGACCAGAGCGGGCGCGTGGTGTGGTGGGTCCACACCGCTCACGACGCGGACAGCCATGCCTTCTCCGCGGAGGTCGCCGACCTGCTCGGCCGGCTGTCGTCGGTGCACTCGTTGGTCTTCTACACCTCTGCGGCAGAGCCGCTGGCGCCGGACTCGGGGGTCCGGACGGGGCGGCTCACGGCCGAGGTCATCGCGGGTCTGGGTCTGCCGTCCGATGCGCACGCGTACCTGTGCGGCCCAGAGCCGTTCATGGACGACGTCGCGCAGGCCCTGACGGGGGTCGGCATCGCTCCCGCTCGTATCCACACGGAACGGTTCGGGTCGCGGTCGCCGATCAACCCCGGCGTGGTCGGGGCGCTCGCGCCGCGCCCGCATCAACCAGCCGGCGCACCCGGCGCCGGGCCCCCGGTGACCTTCGCCCGCTCGGGCCTGACGGCCGCGTGGTCGGACGCGTACGGGTCGGTGCTGGAGCTCGCCGAGGCGTGCGACGTGCCCACGCAGTGGTCGTGCCGCAGCGGCGTCTGCCACACCTGCGTCACGGCCGTGCTGTCCGGGGCGGCGTCGTACGCGACGCCACCCCTCGAGACGCCCGGTGACGACGAGCTCCTGATCTGCTCGTCCCAGCCGACCACGGCCCTCGTGCTGGACCTCTGA
- a CDS encoding PrsW family intramembrane metalloprotease has translation MTSPDPGWSTVPSAAATVDVGGPRRTARSALGRGLLLTLAVVVMGAGLLLVLLAIGSDTGVTGFVAGFVFSLVPVCVVLPALMWLDRLEAEPVGQLLFAFGWGALVATSIALVVNTYSMTVLTAHGGDVSMTGVVVAPWVEETLKGSAVLVILLWRRQEFDGVVDGIVYAGLAGLGFAFTENVLYLGRALQEDGAAGLVVTFVLRCLFGPFAHPLFTMATGIGLGIAAQTSRWSLRVLAPLAGLLVAVLLHGLWNLSTIAGLRGFVWVYVAVQVPIFVGAVGFAVWARSREGRLIRQHLQVYVASGWFTPAEAQMLGSTSERRRARAWAGQIAGARGRKAMRGFQTAATELAFARDRAIRTSSPHGGSDVERELLREVTAQRYALLGSG, from the coding sequence ATGACCTCACCGGACCCTGGCTGGTCCACCGTCCCGTCCGCGGCGGCCACCGTCGACGTCGGGGGGCCCCGGCGGACCGCCCGCAGCGCCCTGGGCCGTGGCCTGCTGCTGACGCTCGCGGTCGTCGTGATGGGCGCCGGGCTGCTGCTGGTGCTGCTGGCGATCGGGTCGGACACGGGCGTCACGGGGTTCGTCGCCGGGTTCGTGTTCTCGCTGGTACCGGTCTGCGTCGTGCTGCCCGCGCTGATGTGGCTGGACCGGCTCGAGGCCGAGCCGGTGGGCCAGCTGCTGTTCGCGTTCGGGTGGGGCGCGCTGGTGGCGACGTCGATCGCGCTGGTGGTGAACACGTACTCGATGACGGTGCTCACGGCGCACGGCGGGGACGTGTCGATGACGGGCGTGGTGGTGGCCCCGTGGGTCGAGGAGACGCTCAAGGGCAGCGCCGTGCTCGTCATCCTGCTGTGGCGGCGGCAGGAGTTCGACGGGGTGGTCGACGGGATCGTGTACGCCGGCCTGGCCGGCCTGGGCTTCGCCTTCACCGAGAACGTGCTCTACCTCGGCCGGGCGCTGCAGGAGGACGGCGCGGCGGGCCTGGTGGTGACGTTCGTGCTGCGCTGCCTGTTCGGCCCGTTCGCGCACCCGCTCTTCACGATGGCCACCGGGATCGGGCTGGGCATCGCCGCGCAGACGTCCCGGTGGTCGCTGCGGGTGCTCGCCCCGCTGGCTGGGCTGCTCGTGGCGGTGCTGCTGCACGGCCTGTGGAACCTGAGCACGATCGCCGGTCTGCGCGGCTTCGTCTGGGTGTACGTCGCCGTTCAGGTGCCGATCTTCGTGGGCGCCGTGGGCTTCGCGGTCTGGGCCCGCAGCCGCGAGGGCCGGCTGATCCGCCAGCACCTGCAGGTCTACGTGGCCTCGGGCTGGTTCACCCCGGCCGAGGCGCAGATGCTCGGGTCGACGTCCGAGCGTCGTCGGGCGCGGGCCTGGGCGGGGCAGATCGCCGGTGCGCGGGGGCGGAAGGCGATGCGGGGCTTCCAGACCGCGGCCACCGAGCTCGCGTTCGCCCGGGACCGGGCCATCCGCACGTCGTCGCCGCACGGCGGTTCGGACGTCGAGCGCGAGCTGCTGCGCGAGGTGACGGCCCAGCGCTACGCACTGCTGGGGAGCGGCTGA
- a CDS encoding helix-turn-helix domain-containing protein — protein sequence MTQTEELLTSTQAGLRLGKSGRTVVRMIQAGKLRAVGQLPGPNGAFLIRRSDVEALAAGRESA from the coding sequence ATGACTCAAACCGAGGAACTGCTCACGAGCACTCAGGCCGGTCTCCGCCTGGGCAAGAGCGGCCGCACGGTCGTCCGGATGATCCAGGCCGGCAAGCTCCGCGCCGTTGGGCAGTTGCCCGGTCCCAACGGCGCGTTCCTGATTCGCCGGTCGGACGTCGAGGCGCTCGCTGCCGGCCGGGAGTCGGCGTGA
- a CDS encoding CBS domain-containing protein translates to MRARELAEPFPIVSLDDEAMSAARAMAGQRLPGLIVCDAGGRPYTILPGSQVLRFLIPRYIQDDPGLAGALDEQAADDLCHKLVASTVRDLLPRPQDVDELPVVDADATSLEVAAVMARMHSPVVAVVDDDGERHVVGAITVSRLLEHLLPS, encoded by the coding sequence GTGCGCGCCAGAGAACTTGCCGAACCCTTCCCGATCGTCTCGCTGGACGACGAGGCGATGTCCGCGGCCCGAGCCATGGCGGGGCAACGCCTGCCCGGCCTCATCGTCTGCGACGCCGGCGGCCGCCCGTACACGATCCTGCCGGGTTCGCAGGTGCTGCGGTTCCTGATCCCGCGCTACATCCAGGACGACCCTGGGTTGGCGGGCGCCCTCGACGAACAGGCTGCGGACGACCTGTGCCACAAGCTGGTCGCCAGCACGGTGCGCGACCTCCTGCCGCGCCCGCAGGACGTGGACGAGCTGCCTGTCGTGGACGCCGACGCGACCAGCCTGGAGGTGGCGGCGGTCATGGCGCGCATGCACAGCCCGGTCGTCGCAGTCGTCGACGACGACGGTGAGCGGCACGTGGTCGGGGCGATCACGGTCAGCCGCCTGCTCGAGCACCTGCTGCCCTCGTGA
- a CDS encoding VOC family protein: MLQDSKAFSGFAVDDVERARAFYVDVLGLDASIDGEMGLLRLNLGGGLSVLVYPKPNYVPATYTVLNFPVPDVTATVRGLAERGVQFTRYDGFSQDEDGIVRGQPGPAIAWFTDPAGNIMSVLEASD, from the coding sequence GTGCTCCAGGACTCGAAGGCATTCAGCGGTTTCGCCGTGGACGACGTCGAGCGGGCGCGGGCCTTCTACGTGGACGTGCTCGGGCTCGACGCGAGCATCGACGGCGAGATGGGCCTGCTGCGGCTCAACCTCGGCGGCGGGCTCTCCGTGCTCGTCTACCCGAAGCCGAACTACGTCCCTGCCACCTACACCGTGCTGAACTTCCCCGTGCCGGACGTGACGGCCACCGTGCGCGGGCTGGCCGAGCGCGGCGTCCAGTTCACCCGGTACGACGGCTTCAGCCAGGACGAGGACGGCATCGTTCGCGGGCAGCCCGGACCGGCCATCGCCTGGTTCACCGATCCCGCCGGCAACATCATGTCCGTGCTGGAGGCCAGCGACTGA
- a CDS encoding DUF4389 domain-containing protein produces the protein MADTGPPVLPSPGFAARLQVDYPERLDRVKTAFRLILVIPIAIVIGVLTTGATRTVYDEAGNVVSTTSGGIGAGLFLATLLMILFRRRYPRWWFDFALELARFSARVGAYFALLTDTYPSTVEEQSVHLDVDYPDVEGDLNRWLPLVKWLLAIPHLIALFFLSIAAFFAVVIAWFAILFTGRYPRGLFDFVVGVGRWWLRVEAYAFLLVTDRYPPFSLA, from the coding sequence ATGGCTGACACCGGCCCGCCCGTCCTGCCCTCCCCCGGCTTCGCGGCACGCCTGCAGGTCGACTACCCGGAACGGCTCGACCGGGTGAAGACCGCCTTCCGTCTCATCCTGGTCATCCCGATCGCGATCGTCATCGGCGTGCTCACCACCGGCGCTACCAGGACCGTCTACGACGAGGCCGGGAACGTCGTGAGCACCACGAGCGGAGGCATCGGCGCCGGCCTGTTCCTCGCGACCCTGCTGATGATCCTGTTCCGCCGGCGCTACCCGCGCTGGTGGTTCGACTTCGCGCTCGAGCTCGCCCGCTTCAGCGCCCGCGTCGGCGCGTACTTCGCGCTGCTCACGGACACCTACCCGTCCACGGTGGAGGAGCAAAGCGTCCACCTGGACGTCGACTACCCGGACGTCGAGGGTGACCTCAACCGCTGGCTGCCGCTGGTCAAGTGGCTGCTCGCGATCCCGCACCTGATCGCGCTGTTCTTCCTGTCCATCGCGGCCTTCTTCGCGGTCGTGATCGCCTGGTTCGCGATCCTGTTCACCGGCCGCTACCCGCGCGGGCTGTTCGACTTCGTGGTCGGCGTCGGCCGCTGGTGGCTGCGCGTCGAGGCGTACGCGTTCCTGCTGGTCACGGACCGCTACCCGCCGTTCTCCCTGGCCTGA
- a CDS encoding ArsB/NhaD family transporter: MTEVLVVAVFVAAYVLIATERIHRVAAALAGAAGMVLLGVVDAHVAFYSERTGVDWNVIFLLLGMMIIVSVVKQTGVFDYLAIWAAKRTRGRPFPTMVMLIVITAVASALLDNVTTVLLMAPVTLLICERLALAPVPFLIVEAMASNIGGTATLIGDPPNIIIASRSGLSFNDFLVHLLPVVVVLVVVFIGLCRVLFRSAFTYDADRVAALMALDEREVIRDRRLLVRCGVVLTAVMIGFVAHSALHLEPSLVALLGAGALVALSGLDPPQFLEEVEWATLVFFVGLFIMVGALVEVGVIGRLGSAVTDAVGDRYLLASSVLLWGSAVLSGIVDNIPYVATMAPLVQDLVQAGGNAPPARALWWALALGADLGGNATAVGASANVVIIGIAAKNGHPISFWRFTRYGLVVATVTVAVSWVYLWLRYYALA, translated from the coding sequence GTGACCGAGGTCCTCGTCGTCGCGGTGTTCGTGGCCGCGTACGTGCTGATCGCGACCGAACGGATCCACCGCGTCGCCGCTGCCCTGGCCGGCGCGGCAGGCATGGTGCTCCTCGGGGTCGTCGACGCGCACGTCGCGTTCTACAGCGAGCGCACCGGCGTCGACTGGAACGTCATCTTCCTGCTGCTCGGGATGATGATCATCGTGAGCGTGGTCAAGCAGACCGGGGTCTTCGACTACCTGGCGATCTGGGCGGCCAAGCGCACCCGCGGGCGCCCCTTCCCGACCATGGTCATGCTCATCGTCATCACGGCCGTCGCCTCCGCGTTGCTGGACAACGTCACCACGGTCCTGCTGATGGCGCCCGTCACGCTGCTGATCTGCGAACGCCTGGCCCTGGCGCCGGTGCCGTTCCTCATCGTGGAGGCGATGGCGTCGAACATCGGCGGCACGGCCACGCTCATCGGCGATCCACCGAACATCATCATCGCCAGCCGCTCCGGCCTGTCGTTCAACGACTTCCTCGTGCACCTGCTGCCCGTCGTCGTCGTCCTGGTCGTCGTGTTCATCGGGCTGTGCCGGGTGCTCTTCCGTTCGGCCTTCACCTACGACGCCGACCGGGTCGCGGCCCTGATGGCCCTCGACGAGCGCGAGGTCATCCGGGACCGCCGGCTGCTGGTGCGCTGCGGCGTCGTCCTGACCGCGGTGATGATCGGGTTCGTGGCGCACTCGGCGCTGCACCTCGAACCCTCGCTCGTCGCCCTGCTGGGGGCCGGCGCCCTCGTCGCGCTGTCCGGGCTCGACCCGCCGCAGTTCCTCGAGGAGGTCGAGTGGGCCACCCTGGTCTTCTTCGTCGGGCTGTTCATCATGGTCGGCGCCCTCGTCGAGGTCGGCGTCATCGGCCGCCTCGGCTCCGCCGTCACCGACGCCGTGGGCGACCGGTACCTGCTCGCGTCGTCCGTGCTGCTCTGGGGCTCTGCGGTCCTGTCCGGGATCGTGGACAACATCCCGTACGTGGCCACCATGGCTCCACTCGTCCAGGACCTCGTGCAGGCCGGCGGCAACGCGCCCCCGGCCCGCGCCCTGTGGTGGGCGCTGGCCCTGGGCGCCGACCTGGGTGGGAACGCCACGGCCGTGGGCGCCAGCGCGAACGTCGTCATCATCGGCATCGCCGCCAAGAACGGTCACCCCATCTCGTTCTGGCGCTTCACCAGGTACGGCCTGGTCGTCGCGACCGTCACCGTCGCCGTCAGCTGGGTCTACCTGTGGCTGCGCTACTACGCCCTGGCCTGA
- the orn gene encoding oligoribonuclease: MDRSADRIVWIDCEMTGLDLTRDALVEVAVLVTDSELEILGEGVDVVIACPPEALETMPDVVREMHTSSGLLDELAAGITMEDAQQQVMDYVREHVPDAGKAPLAGNTVGTDRGFLARDMPELEQYLHYRIIDVSSIKELARRWYPRAYFNAPKKQGGHRALADIRESILELRYYRSAVFVAEPGPDSSTARKLAKQAGAGAPATEAEAVAD; the protein is encoded by the coding sequence GTGGACCGTTCTGCTGACCGCATCGTCTGGATCGACTGCGAGATGACCGGACTCGACCTGACGCGCGACGCGCTGGTCGAGGTCGCCGTCCTGGTCACCGACTCCGAGCTCGAGATCCTGGGCGAGGGGGTGGACGTCGTCATCGCCTGCCCACCCGAGGCGCTGGAGACCATGCCGGACGTCGTCCGCGAGATGCACACGTCCAGCGGGCTGCTCGACGAGCTCGCAGCGGGCATCACCATGGAGGACGCCCAGCAGCAGGTCATGGACTACGTGCGCGAGCACGTCCCGGACGCCGGCAAGGCCCCCCTGGCCGGCAACACCGTCGGCACGGACCGCGGCTTCCTGGCCCGCGACATGCCCGAGCTCGAGCAGTACCTGCACTACCGGATCATCGACGTCTCCTCCATCAAGGAGCTCGCTCGGCGCTGGTATCCGCGCGCGTACTTCAACGCCCCCAAGAAGCAGGGCGGGCACCGGGCGCTCGCGGACATCCGCGAGTCCATCCTGGAGCTGCGCTACTACCGGTCCGCCGTGTTCGTAGCCGAGCCCGGCCCCGACTCCTCCACCGCCCGCAAGCTCGCGAAGCAGGCTGGGGCGGGCGCGCCGGCGACCGAGGCCGAGGCCGTCGCGGACTAG
- a CDS encoding helix-turn-helix transcriptional regulator, whose amino-acid sequence MSEMPNVGRVPALTLGWRLKMSLGEMKAEEMGELLGVSRQTLSRWMGDKGVPRLAYIKQWALATGIDYNWLVSGNAENPRPGGPDEGLRTEVRHQGLEPRTR is encoded by the coding sequence ATGAGTGAGATGCCGAACGTGGGCCGAGTGCCAGCGTTGACGCTGGGGTGGCGCTTGAAGATGTCTCTTGGCGAGATGAAGGCCGAAGAGATGGGCGAGCTGCTGGGCGTGTCCCGGCAGACACTGAGCCGCTGGATGGGCGACAAGGGCGTACCGCGCCTGGCCTACATCAAGCAGTGGGCTCTGGCGACGGGGATCGACTACAACTGGCTGGTGTCTGGGAACGCAGAAAACCCCCGCCCGGGAGGTCCGGACGAGGGTCTGCGTACTGAAGTGCGCCATCAGGGACTCGAACCCCGAACCCGCTGA